In a genomic window of Aricia agestis chromosome 2, ilAriAges1.1, whole genome shotgun sequence:
- the LOC121740066 gene encoding uncharacterized protein YmaG-like, translated as MNAKAVLACVVVVQCVYGLSAAPFLRTSFANVEYPSACASPFNFANEFGYGPFGTAFGYEGPFGFGTTFGCERPFGYGGFAGPFNAPFERFTGPCACGPNAFAFEGFNGPFAYEGFTGPFNYAPFPYTPAIF; from the exons ATGAACGCCAAAGCTGTTCTTGCCTGCGTCGTCGTAGTCCAG TGCGTCTACGGACTATCAGCCGCTCCGTTCTTACGGACCTCGTTTGCGAACGTCGAGTACCCGTCCGCTTGCGCATCTCCTTTCAACTTCGCTAACGAATTCGGATACGGCCCCTTCGGTACCGCATTCGGATACGAAGGTCCTTTCGGCTTTGGTACCACTTTCGGATGTGAAAGACCATTTGGCTACGGTGGATTCGCTGGTCCTTTCAATGCTCCTTTCGAGAGATTCACTGGTCCTTGCGCCTGTGGTCCTAACGCCTTCGCGTTTGAGGGTTTCAACGGTCCCTTTGCTTATGAGGGATTTACTGGACCGTTCAACTATGCGCCCTTCCCTTACACCCCTgctattttctga
- the LOC121740060 gene encoding chorion class CB protein PC404-like — translation MFNKFLFVVTVLIQAIHGQYINGAYGYPSSLAADAALANAYAIPNPVYDLQRGANSGGAFVVKSSSPLAPNGVSVQSDNLLVEGPVAVTGQLPFLGVVSLEGPLPAAGSGTVNYNCGNGNVGIVNENEVPNAFANGYALGNAGYNAALGNVGYNAALGNAGYNAALGNAGYANAALANAALGNAGYANAPLANAALGNAGYANAANVAPNSGIANAAIANALTGARVY, via the exons ATGTTCAACAAATTTCTTTTCGTTGTGACTGTACTCATTCAg GCCATCCATGGACAGTACATAAACGGTGCGTACGGTTACCCTAGCAGCCTGGCAGCAGACGCCGCTCTCGCCAACGCGTACGCAATACCCAACCCCGTCTACGACCTCCAAAGAGGTGCCAACTCCGGAGGCGCCTTCGTGGTGAAGAGCTCTTCACCACTCGCACCGAATGGCGTCAGCGTGCAGTCAGATAATCTACTAGTGGAGGGCCCAGTTGCTGTGACTGGTCAGCTACCATTCCTAGGTGTGGTGTCATTAGAAGGTCCCCTACCGGCCGCTGGCAGTGGAACCGTCAACTATAACTGTGGCAACGGCAATGTTGGCATCGTTAATGAGAACGAAGTACCCAATGCTTTTGCCAATGGATACGCGCTTGGCAACGCGGGATACAACGCTGCGCTTGGCAACGTGGGATACAACGCTGCGCTTGGCAACGCGGGATACAACGCTGCTCTTGGCAATGCCGGATATGCCAACGCCGCACTTGCTAACGCTGCACTTGGCAATGCTGGATATGCCAATGCCCCACTAGCCAACGCTGCGCTTGGCAATGCTGGATATGCCAACGCTGCCAATGTGGCACCTAACTCTGGAATTGCCAATGCCGCTATAGCCAATGCTCTAACAGGAGCTAGAGTATATTAA